The DNA window TTCAGTTGCTTGTCCTCATATGTGTGCCCAACTTATAATTTGGatactgtttcctgtttttaatacacagttttttctaaaaacaactttttatgCTTTCTTTCTCAGAAAATTCAAAAAGAAGGGTTTCATCATTTGAATGACCCATCCAAGGAAAATTTAAATCTACCCAAAGGACAGGTTGGAGCTCAGAATACACAGGTTAGTGTAGAGAAATGAGTCTTTCATACTGATTTGGGCATGTTGTCTAAATTATTACAGCATTTCAGGTCAACCTCTTTCTACCTTttcagaaaactgaaaagatgTCAGGGAAGAAGAGCAAAGCTCCTGTTCAGCTGGACATAGGAAACGTGTTGGCCACCCTTGAAAAAAAGCAACAGACTCAAAAAAACAGGCAGGACGCCAAGTCTGTTATTCTTTCCGGTGGGTTATGGCTGCTAATGGCATCTGAATATGTTTTATTCAGGAAAGAAGTACATTCTTGAGACATTTTTTGCAGTTGGGGGAGGATTACCTGTTGTCCAGAAGCAACCCCCTGTCCAAAAGAAATTACCCTGGCAGAAGGACAAAATTGCCCATAATCCTCTGGACTCCACCAGCCCTTTGGTGAAGAAAGGCAAGCAGAGAGAGGTGCCCAAAGCTAAGAAACCAACGCCTCTTAAAAAAGTAAGCCACCTTTAAGCCAGGATCTAATTCCTTTGCAATGACAGGTGTAAGAATCCaccttaaaaataaatgtctctGATCCTCAGGTCATattgaaagaaagagaggagagaaaacaaagacgTTTGCTGGAAGAGAGAGGACTGCTGCCTGAACAGGAGTGTCAGCCTGACGatgaagctgcagaggaagaacaGCACAACACCTCAGGTGAGATCTGCAGGCGTACACATCAGCTGAATGTTGATCATAGTGGTAACTATGTTTCTGAACCCTCAGGTGAAGTTGGAAGCCCAGCGGAAGAACTGAGTGACCTGTCAGCTTTAAATGATGCCAATCAAGTGGCAAAAGACTGtgatgaagagctggagacagatCAGACAGTGGAGCAGCAAATCGCTGCGTCTCCATCCGTGTCTTACCCAGCCGGCAGACTCAAAATCCACAGCAGAAAGTTCAGAGAGTAAGATTTTGGTGTTTAACTGCGTATACAATGAGTTATGTTAGACATCAATTGGTGATTGTGAACCGATTCACACATATTGTGcgtttacactttttttttttaagctattGCACCCAGATGCTGAGCAAAGACGTGGACGAATGTGTGACGACCCTGTTGAAGGAGCTGGTACGTTTCCAGGACCGCCTGTACCAGAAGGACCCCATAAAGGCCCGCATGAAAAGACGGATTGTGATGGGCCTCCGAGAGGTCCAGAAACACCTCAAACTCAGGAAACTCAAGTGTGTCATCATCTCGCCCAACTGTGAACGCATTCAGTCCAAAGGTAAGGTGCCCGTGTAAGATGCCAAATCTGTAGAATACAGAATGTAGAATGTTTCAGAAGTCATTGTAACAGATTCAACGTGCAATTAGCAACTGCTACCAGTGACCACAATCCTGGTGTCAATGTCACCTTTTTCAGGAGGCCTGGATGAAGCTCTGCACACCATCATCGACACTTGCCGAGAGCAGGCAGTGCCGTTTGTGTTCGCCCTCTCTCGGAGAGCCCTGGGCCGCTGCGTTAACAAGGCAGTACCGGTCAGTCTGGTGGGCATCTTCAACTACGACGGTGCACAGGTCGGGTTCCTTTCATTTGTACGTCACATTATTGGCTGTCCATCGTTTCCCAATGACTGATGTATGCTTCATGTCCGTGGGTCATCTATAGGACTTCTATCATAAGATGATTGAGTTGTCTTCTGAAGCCAGGACAGCCTA is part of the Takifugu rubripes chromosome 21, fTakRub1.2, whole genome shotgun sequence genome and encodes:
- the secisbp2 gene encoding selenocysteine insertion sequence-binding protein 2, whose translation is MNRTNTNWGSTGPKEMSRSHGWTSSSHGVRKTLQGNKEFSSQDRVMGKHSLDAQKKGFLGARSSPNSAGRSKPVKSDFLPFEVRMNDFPELAGNKSAPCHVENWRSSSPPKQSTAFSWTSGRREIPSQPECQQITTNTTSDSSTIAQSQAALTSWANIASQPPRKPASHKSKICSNLQSEDNPEQQEDVTSGKKKRRKKKKKTKSEDVEAESEGPASYQEPPKIEDEEEFPDLFLSLTVNDRMMPSSNAAKLCYEKIQKEGFHHLNDPSKENLNLPKGQVGAQNTQKTEKMSGKKSKAPVQLDIGNVLATLEKKQQTQKNRQDAKSVILSVGGGLPVVQKQPPVQKKLPWQKDKIAHNPLDSTSPLVKKGKQREVPKAKKPTPLKKVILKEREERKQRRLLEERGLLPEQECQPDDEAAEEEQHNTSGEVGSPAEELSDLSALNDANQVAKDCDEELETDQTVEQQIAASPSVSYPAGRLKIHSRKFRDYCTQMLSKDVDECVTTLLKELVRFQDRLYQKDPIKARMKRRIVMGLREVQKHLKLRKLKCVIISPNCERIQSKGGLDEALHTIIDTCREQAVPFVFALSRRALGRCVNKAVPVSLVGIFNYDGAQDFYHKMIELSSEARTAYEVMLLNLEQTDAEEAQQTSPLAEKVETSSGDPQPEEPEYLKIWNKIFDQDRSNQLLNFEKQLSFMHLESECIETTNGEES